A single region of the Latilactobacillus curvatus JCM 1096 = DSM 20019 genome encodes:
- the helD gene encoding RNA polymerase recycling motor HelD, with product MLHEDTKQQEQARVDRTVIQVDQRLTVINQQLANAYNETKDIEQRYGDNTKVNITEVDDRMETNAAVQQQKQLVAAAVENEKLLTSQQERLTDLVNSPYFGRIDITEDGETESLYIGTATFIDDQDNFLIYDWRAPVSSIYYNGTLGPVTYETPNGPVKVDLKLKRQFKIQNGQIEHVFDTNETVGDELLQAVLGEQSDEYMQNIVATIQKEQNDIIRDTTADLLIVQGVAGSGKTSAVLQRIAFLLYHSRSQLEADQMVLFSPNRLFSHYISEVLPSLGEKNMRQVTMAEFLSHRFSGLQVENLFDRFEKDQASFPEMTQAMRRYKESAAFMHVIEAYVKQASTQPLAFNDLYFEDRPFFTKDQMNQIYLALPANMLPGDKFLATKNTLIKRLKRQINLEVHLDWVAEKIDTLTDDAYRTIVGDREFDSGDDEQAFIAREIVQSYFAPLYESIYNDYFLDESTEYQHFLSGACPADIPTKVWDAMIRQVADNNERHIVGLSDAAPILYLRDLLTDSGQNHGIQYLFIDEMQDYSIAQFVYIHHAFPNAKLTVLGDYAQDVFTATYQTGHFIDQLTAAFPRLKINQISLTKSYRATAPITNFAKALLPKETALQAFSRDGRLPRVIETPNDQALATLTQEIRHLQAEHATVAILTKNQQVAHQLYASLTPDEHVTLIGETTRSLPKGILILPLYLAKGLEFDAVIGYDISKKTFGAQSDVDLLYTLVTRAMHDLTLIGVDQLSPLIVALPTDIYTTLQSTKQSI from the coding sequence ATGTTACACGAAGACACAAAACAACAAGAACAAGCGCGCGTTGACCGCACAGTTATACAGGTCGACCAACGCCTCACAGTGATTAACCAACAATTGGCCAACGCCTACAATGAAACCAAAGACATCGAACAACGTTACGGCGACAATACGAAAGTCAACATTACCGAAGTCGATGACCGCATGGAAACCAACGCCGCGGTCCAACAACAAAAGCAATTGGTCGCCGCCGCTGTCGAAAACGAAAAATTACTGACTAGCCAACAAGAACGCCTGACCGATCTCGTCAACTCCCCTTACTTCGGTCGGATTGACATCACCGAAGATGGTGAAACGGAATCACTCTACATCGGGACCGCCACTTTTATCGACGACCAAGACAATTTCTTAATCTACGACTGGCGCGCCCCTGTTTCGAGTATCTACTATAATGGGACACTCGGTCCAGTGACTTATGAGACGCCAAATGGCCCTGTCAAAGTTGACCTCAAACTCAAACGCCAATTCAAGATTCAAAACGGTCAAATCGAACACGTCTTTGATACGAACGAAACTGTCGGCGATGAACTCTTACAAGCCGTCCTCGGTGAACAAAGTGACGAATATATGCAAAACATCGTTGCCACGATTCAAAAAGAACAAAATGATATCATTCGCGATACAACCGCTGACTTACTGATTGTCCAAGGGGTCGCCGGTAGTGGTAAAACCTCAGCTGTCTTGCAACGCATCGCCTTTTTACTCTATCACAGCCGCAGTCAGCTCGAAGCCGACCAAATGGTGCTCTTCTCACCCAACCGTTTATTCAGCCATTATATTTCAGAAGTCCTGCCTAGTTTAGGCGAGAAAAACATGCGCCAAGTGACGATGGCCGAGTTCTTAAGTCATCGCTTCTCAGGCTTACAGGTTGAGAACCTCTTCGACCGCTTCGAAAAAGATCAAGCCAGTTTTCCTGAAATGACACAAGCCATGCGCCGGTATAAAGAAAGCGCAGCGTTCATGCACGTAATTGAAGCTTACGTTAAACAAGCCTCAACCCAACCGTTGGCATTCAACGATCTATACTTCGAAGACCGCCCATTTTTTACTAAAGACCAGATGAATCAGATTTATCTCGCGCTCCCCGCAAATATGTTACCCGGCGACAAATTCCTCGCCACTAAAAACACGCTCATCAAACGGCTTAAACGCCAAATCAACCTCGAAGTTCATCTCGACTGGGTCGCTGAAAAAATCGATACCTTAACCGATGATGCTTACCGGACGATTGTCGGTGACCGCGAATTCGATTCTGGCGATGATGAACAAGCTTTCATCGCTCGTGAAATCGTTCAAAGTTATTTCGCCCCACTCTATGAATCAATCTACAATGATTATTTCCTAGATGAATCCACAGAATATCAACACTTCTTAAGTGGTGCTTGCCCTGCCGACATCCCTACGAAGGTTTGGGACGCCATGATTCGCCAAGTCGCGGATAACAATGAACGCCACATCGTCGGGCTCAGTGACGCCGCCCCAATTCTATACCTGCGCGACTTATTAACTGACAGCGGCCAAAATCACGGCATTCAGTACCTCTTCATCGATGAAATGCAGGATTACAGCATCGCTCAGTTCGTCTACATCCACCACGCCTTTCCCAACGCGAAATTAACCGTTCTCGGCGATTACGCACAGGATGTCTTCACGGCGACCTACCAAACCGGCCACTTCATCGATCAACTGACCGCTGCTTTTCCCCGCTTAAAAATCAACCAAATTAGCTTAACCAAGAGTTACCGCGCGACCGCCCCAATCACCAACTTCGCCAAGGCACTCTTGCCAAAAGAAACAGCCCTCCAAGCCTTCAGCCGTGACGGGCGCCTACCGCGCGTCATTGAGACGCCAAACGACCAAGCGCTCGCTACACTGACCCAAGAAATCCGCCATCTCCAGGCAGAACACGCGACCGTTGCGATCCTCACCAAGAACCAACAAGTTGCCCACCAACTCTACGCTAGTTTAACACCTGATGAACACGTCACACTCATCGGTGAAACAACCCGTAGTTTACCCAAAGGCATCCTAATCCTTCCATTATACTTAGCCAAAGGGCTCGAGTTCGACGCTGTGATTGGCTACGACATCTCTAAGAAGACCTTCGGCGCACAATCAGACGTAGATCTCCTCTACACACTCGTCACACGTGCTATGCACGATTTAACACTGATTGGCGTGGATCAGCTCAGTCCGTTGATAGTGGCACTGCCGACGGACATCTATACTACCTTACAATCAACTAAGCAATCCATTTAA
- a CDS encoding asparaginase produces MKKILVLHTGGTIAMSADEDGAVAPTDQNPMAGFEKLFDNQLIIESEEFANLPSPHITPAVMLNLKNRIQQAEEDGIDGVVVTHGTDTLEETAYFLDLTLPNNIPVVVTGAMRSSNEIGADGLHNLISAVWTAASDDAHDKGVLVVMNDEIHTARYVTKTHTTNVATFRTPTFGPIGLVSKHNANFFQELIRSEICDIKTLVEPVYLLKAYAGMDGTLFDAINQPNTKGLVIEALGAGNLPPATLPAVQALLDRNIPIVLVSRCFNGIAEDVYDYQGGGVKLKQMGVTFCQGLNGPKARLKLQVGLSAGKTGAALKEFVSNATS; encoded by the coding sequence ATGAAGAAAATTTTAGTCCTCCATACTGGTGGCACAATCGCAATGTCTGCGGACGAAGATGGCGCGGTTGCACCCACAGATCAAAATCCAATGGCCGGCTTTGAAAAGCTGTTCGATAATCAATTAATCATTGAAAGTGAAGAGTTCGCCAATCTGCCTTCACCACACATCACACCCGCTGTGATGTTAAACCTTAAGAATCGAATTCAACAAGCTGAAGAAGACGGGATTGATGGTGTTGTTGTCACACACGGGACGGATACCCTCGAAGAGACCGCCTATTTCTTAGACTTGACACTTCCCAACAATATCCCCGTCGTCGTGACTGGTGCGATGCGCTCGTCGAATGAAATCGGCGCAGACGGATTACACAACTTGATTAGTGCCGTTTGGACAGCCGCTTCTGACGATGCTCATGATAAAGGTGTGCTAGTCGTGATGAACGATGAGATTCACACAGCACGGTATGTCACGAAGACGCACACGACGAACGTCGCAACCTTTAGAACGCCAACTTTTGGTCCCATCGGTTTGGTCAGCAAACACAATGCGAATTTCTTCCAAGAATTAATTCGTTCTGAAATTTGCGACATCAAAACCCTTGTCGAACCTGTTTATCTTTTAAAAGCATACGCTGGCATGGATGGGACTTTATTCGACGCCATCAACCAACCCAACACCAAAGGGCTCGTTATCGAAGCACTCGGGGCTGGTAACTTACCACCAGCAACCTTACCCGCTGTTCAAGCGCTATTAGATCGCAACATCCCCATCGTACTTGTTTCTCGCTGTTTCAACGGGATTGCCGAAGACGTCTACGATTACCAAGGCGGCGGTGTAAAGCTTAAACAAATGGGCGTCACCTTCTGCCAAGGCCTCAATGGACCAAAAGCACGCCTCAAACTACAAGTCGGCCTCAGCGCAGGCAAAACAGGCGCAGCATTAAAAGAATTTGTCAGCAACGCAACATCATAG
- a CDS encoding cyclic-di-AMP receptor → MKLLLAIVQDKDSNLLSSELIDANIRATKLSTTGGFLKSGNTTFIVGIEDERVPEALKIIEKTCQAREQFMTPPVNMDATMDSSMSYPIEVQVGGATVFVMPIEQFHRF, encoded by the coding sequence ATGAAATTACTTTTAGCAATTGTTCAAGATAAAGATAGCAACTTATTAAGCAGCGAATTAATCGATGCCAACATTCGGGCAACCAAGTTGTCAACGACTGGTGGCTTCTTAAAATCTGGGAATACAACGTTTATCGTCGGAATTGAAGACGAACGGGTTCCTGAAGCGCTTAAGATTATTGAAAAAACGTGTCAGGCACGCGAACAATTCATGACACCGCCTGTTAATATGGATGCCACGATGGATAGCTCAATGTCATATCCGATTGAAGTGCAAGTCGGTGGGGCAACCGTCTTTGTGATGCCGATTGAACAGTTCCACCGCTTCTAA
- the rimI gene encoding ribosomal protein S18-alanine N-acetyltransferase produces the protein MWNKFREYLKPQIWVKKEMPYTTRRVEIDETTFYLARASQNDITALLDIERSVYAGQTPWDRWTFTSELSKRKTSLYLVLCQGTEVVAFVGAWFSTNEAHITNIAVRPSYQKRGIGHFLVHEMVSLAHDYPSQKITLEVRASNTSAQAVYQRLGFTVVRTRPNYYIQEKEDAFSMCRILSQ, from the coding sequence ATGTGGAACAAGTTTAGGGAATACCTCAAACCCCAGATTTGGGTCAAGAAAGAAATGCCTTACACAACTCGGCGCGTTGAAATTGATGAGACGACATTTTACTTAGCACGCGCGAGTCAAAATGATATTACGGCATTGTTGGACATTGAACGGTCGGTCTATGCCGGTCAGACGCCGTGGGATCGTTGGACCTTCACTAGTGAGTTGAGCAAGCGCAAGACATCGTTGTATCTGGTTTTATGCCAAGGGACTGAAGTCGTAGCGTTTGTCGGTGCATGGTTTTCAACCAATGAAGCTCATATTACGAATATCGCGGTGCGGCCAAGTTATCAAAAACGTGGTATTGGCCACTTTTTGGTGCACGAAATGGTTAGTTTAGCCCACGATTATCCCAGTCAAAAAATTACACTAGAAGTACGCGCCAGCAACACAAGCGCTCAAGCCGTTTATCAGCGATTGGGTTTTACAGTGGTGCGGACGCGTCCCAATTATTACATTCAGGAAAAAGAAGATGCATTCAGTATGTGTCGGATATTGAGTCAATAG
- the tmk gene encoding dTMP kinase translates to MVGKLITFEGPDGAGKTSALMAVVPLLESKCNQDIIVTREPGGNPIAEKIRNVILDVENTAMDDRTEALLYAAARRQHIVEKIEPALADNKIVICDRFVDSSIAYQGAGRGIGEEAVAQMNLFATNGLAPDLTLYLDVPSEVGLQRIKQNRQDQYDRLDQEKLAFHQKVRQSYLQLAQDNPERIQTIDATADLDIVVAKCLQVIEQRYPDLFTA, encoded by the coding sequence GTGGTAGGAAAATTAATTACGTTTGAAGGGCCGGATGGTGCTGGTAAGACAAGTGCGTTGATGGCTGTTGTACCGCTACTTGAATCCAAGTGCAACCAAGACATCATTGTTACGCGCGAACCAGGTGGCAATCCGATTGCCGAAAAGATTCGCAATGTCATTTTAGATGTTGAAAATACGGCAATGGATGACCGCACCGAAGCACTGTTATACGCTGCCGCTCGGCGACAACACATTGTTGAAAAGATTGAACCAGCGTTGGCTGATAACAAAATCGTGATTTGTGATCGATTTGTGGATAGTTCAATCGCTTATCAAGGGGCAGGTCGTGGCATCGGTGAGGAAGCCGTTGCGCAAATGAACTTATTTGCCACTAATGGATTAGCGCCCGATTTAACGTTATACCTTGATGTACCATCTGAAGTCGGTTTACAACGGATTAAACAGAATCGACAGGATCAATATGATCGATTGGACCAAGAGAAGTTGGCTTTTCACCAAAAAGTTCGGCAATCCTACTTACAACTTGCGCAAGATAATCCAGAGCGGATTCAAACGATTGATGCGACCGCAGACTTAGACATAGTTGTTGCCAAATGTCTGCAAGTGATTGAACAACGATATCCAGACTTATTCACAGCATAG
- the tsaD gene encoding tRNA (adenosine(37)-N6)-threonylcarbamoyltransferase complex transferase subunit TsaD — MSEKRELILAFESSCDETSVAVIEDGHVILSNIIATQIKSHQRFGGVVPEVASRHHVEQITVCTQAALEEAGVTYADLTAVAVTYGPGLVGALLIGVTAAKAIAYAHHLPLIPVNHMAGHIYAARFVKPLEYPLLALLVSGGHTELVYMPAAGEFEIIGDTRDDAAGEAYDKIGRVLGIQYPAGKEIDRLAHLGQDTFKFPRAMLKEDNLDFSFSGLKSAFINTVHHADQIGETLNHEDLAASFQASVVEVLTTKTMHAARQLNVRQLVVAGGVAANQGLREGLATAIKASGMDLDLIMPPLRLCGDNGAMIGAAAHIELQKQQFADLSLNAVPGLDFPYGA, encoded by the coding sequence ATGTCGGAAAAACGAGAATTAATTTTAGCATTTGAATCCAGTTGTGATGAAACGAGTGTGGCCGTCATCGAAGACGGTCATGTTATTTTAAGCAACATCATTGCTACCCAAATTAAGAGTCATCAACGTTTTGGTGGGGTGGTACCCGAAGTGGCCAGTCGCCATCACGTTGAACAAATCACAGTTTGTACACAAGCGGCTTTAGAAGAGGCCGGGGTTACTTACGCTGATTTAACGGCGGTCGCAGTCACTTATGGCCCTGGATTAGTCGGCGCCTTATTAATTGGCGTGACAGCTGCCAAAGCGATTGCTTACGCACACCACTTACCATTGATTCCAGTCAATCATATGGCGGGGCATATTTATGCGGCGCGGTTTGTTAAGCCTTTAGAATACCCATTGTTAGCTTTACTGGTTTCAGGTGGCCATACTGAATTGGTGTACATGCCAGCCGCCGGCGAATTCGAAATTATCGGTGATACACGGGATGACGCAGCAGGTGAAGCCTACGATAAAATTGGTCGCGTCCTCGGGATTCAATACCCAGCCGGTAAAGAAATCGATCGGCTTGCCCACTTAGGTCAAGATACATTTAAATTCCCGCGTGCGATGCTCAAGGAAGATAATCTTGACTTCAGCTTTAGTGGTTTGAAGAGTGCCTTCATTAACACAGTGCACCATGCCGATCAAATCGGTGAGACGCTGAACCACGAAGACTTAGCCGCTAGTTTCCAAGCGAGTGTGGTCGAAGTGCTCACCACTAAAACGATGCACGCCGCGCGTCAATTAAACGTGCGCCAACTCGTTGTGGCCGGTGGGGTGGCTGCCAATCAAGGTTTACGTGAAGGTTTGGCGACAGCCATTAAGGCATCCGGAATGGATTTAGACCTCATCATGCCACCACTTCGATTATGCGGCGATAACGGCGCCATGATCGGGGCCGCAGCGCATATCGAATTACAAAAACAACAATTTGCTGATCTAAGTTTAAATGCAGTCCCTGGTTTGGATTTTCCATACGGTGCATAA
- a CDS encoding YaaL family protein encodes MFGRKKPTLKQLGDQALLDLVYQVKDKWQMAQKTQDNVRGLDDQLEMESKIQQAKFEFLFRQARQRKVAGEAVSKEAATRNTFR; translated from the coding sequence ATGTTTGGTAGAAAGAAACCGACATTAAAACAATTAGGTGATCAAGCCTTATTGGATTTAGTGTACCAAGTCAAAGATAAGTGGCAGATGGCCCAAAAGACGCAAGACAACGTCCGCGGACTCGATGACCAATTAGAGATGGAAAGTAAGATTCAACAAGCAAAGTTTGAATTCTTATTCCGCCAAGCCCGCCAACGTAAAGTAGCAGGTGAAGCAGTTTCGAAAGAAGCAGCAACTAGAAATACATTTAGATAG
- the rsmI gene encoding 16S rRNA (cytidine(1402)-2'-O)-methyltransferase has product MQTQSSFKTTETGTLFLVPTPIGNLGDMTYRAIDTLKSVALIAAEDTRNTQKLLNHFEIETKQISFHEHNTQQRIETLIEKLEAGDDIAQVSDAGMPSISDPGHELVKACIEAGISVVPLPGANAGITALIASGITPQPFTFYGFLPRKGKELTEAVTTLAQKPEALIFYEAPHRLKKTLQALLSTFGADRKVTLGRELTKKFEEFIRGDLEEVLAWATETELRGEFVMIVAGNPAPDATVSAVATESLSLPEQVEAQIQQGASPNVAIKTVAKANGLKKQVVYNAYHELTE; this is encoded by the coding sequence ATGCAAACACAATCAAGTTTTAAAACGACGGAAACGGGAACTTTATTTTTAGTACCAACCCCCATCGGGAACTTAGGCGATATGACTTACCGGGCAATCGATACATTGAAATCGGTCGCACTGATTGCTGCTGAAGATACACGAAATACGCAGAAGTTATTGAACCACTTTGAGATTGAAACGAAACAAATTAGTTTCCACGAACACAATACGCAACAACGGATTGAAACGCTGATTGAAAAATTAGAAGCCGGTGACGATATTGCACAAGTTAGTGATGCGGGGATGCCATCGATTAGTGATCCCGGTCATGAGCTCGTTAAAGCTTGTATTGAAGCGGGCATTTCAGTGGTGCCATTACCTGGAGCCAATGCCGGGATTACAGCGTTGATTGCTTCGGGCATCACACCACAACCGTTTACGTTCTACGGTTTTTTGCCTCGTAAAGGCAAGGAGTTAACGGAAGCCGTAACGACGTTGGCACAAAAGCCTGAAGCACTTATCTTCTATGAAGCACCGCATCGTTTGAAAAAGACGTTGCAAGCTTTGCTCAGTACGTTTGGCGCCGACCGCAAAGTCACCTTGGGGCGCGAACTCACGAAGAAGTTCGAAGAATTCATTCGTGGCGACCTAGAAGAAGTGCTTGCTTGGGCGACTGAAACAGAATTACGTGGTGAATTTGTGATGATAGTTGCTGGAAATCCAGCACCAGATGCAACGGTCAGTGCAGTTGCAACGGAATCGCTATCCCTTCCTGAACAAGTGGAAGCCCAGATTCAACAAGGAGCAAGCCCCAACGTGGCGATTAAGACGGTCGCTAAGGCAAATGGCTTGAAAAAGCAAGTCGTTTATAATGCCTACCACGAATTAACAGAATAG
- the tsaB gene encoding tRNA (adenosine(37)-N6)-threonylcarbamoyltransferase complex dimerization subunit type 1 TsaB: MKLLAMDTSNQAVSVALLEDHQILGEMTVNIRQTHSQTLLPMIDQLLKQTKTTIEDIDRFVVAEGPGSYTGLRIAVTTAKSFAWTLNKSLVGISSLALLAANVMDTTALIVPLFDARRDNVFAGIYQWQNGTLQTVVADQHVSLEALLAQLQLLAEPVYFVGNDVAHFNEQIQAALGSNAHFVSANHNLPHASVLGELGLMAEPVADIHGFGPVYLRKTEAEVNWAKTHDERGADSYVEQV; encoded by the coding sequence ATGAAGCTATTGGCAATGGATACCTCGAATCAAGCGGTGAGTGTGGCACTCCTTGAAGATCATCAAATTTTAGGCGAAATGACTGTTAATATTCGTCAAACACATAGTCAGACGTTACTTCCAATGATTGATCAACTATTAAAACAAACAAAAACCACCATTGAAGATATCGATCGCTTTGTCGTTGCAGAAGGTCCGGGTTCATACACGGGATTGCGGATTGCGGTGACAACGGCTAAGTCTTTTGCTTGGACGCTTAATAAGTCATTGGTCGGGATTTCGAGTTTAGCATTGCTAGCGGCCAATGTGATGGATACGACCGCCTTGATTGTACCGCTGTTTGATGCACGCCGCGACAATGTTTTCGCGGGGATTTATCAGTGGCAAAATGGGACATTGCAAACCGTTGTGGCCGATCAACACGTTTCACTAGAAGCACTACTGGCACAATTACAATTATTGGCAGAACCTGTTTATTTTGTGGGGAATGACGTTGCACACTTTAACGAACAGATTCAAGCTGCATTAGGTAGTAACGCGCATTTCGTGTCCGCCAACCATAATTTACCGCACGCCAGCGTCTTGGGTGAATTAGGCTTGATGGCTGAACCTGTCGCGGATATCCATGGCTTCGGACCCGTTTATTTACGCAAGACGGAAGCAGAAGTTAACTGGGCAAAAACGCATGATGAGCGAGGCGCTGATTCGTATGTGGAACAAGTTTAG
- a CDS encoding folate family ECF transporter S component — protein sequence MVNGQIFGVKLDTRRVVLLAVLIALQLVVARFAISLTIFRISFGFIVTALMGWWFGPVWAGLAAVIGDLINSLMIGVPGGYFPGFTLSAFLGAFIYGCYFYRQKITWWRVIAAVVTVVLIVNLGLNSWWVSIISHTPFGFHFTARAIGEAATLVIHPIILYIVMHFEPIIRLKDRVL from the coding sequence ATGGTTAATGGTCAGATTTTTGGTGTTAAGCTAGACACTAGACGCGTTGTTTTACTAGCTGTTTTAATTGCTTTACAATTGGTGGTTGCACGCTTTGCAATTTCACTAACGATTTTCAGAATTAGTTTTGGATTCATCGTCACCGCCTTAATGGGGTGGTGGTTTGGCCCAGTTTGGGCGGGACTTGCCGCCGTTATTGGCGACCTCATCAATAGTTTGATGATTGGGGTCCCAGGTGGTTATTTCCCAGGCTTCACACTTTCAGCGTTTCTAGGGGCTTTCATCTATGGGTGTTACTTCTACCGACAAAAGATTACATGGTGGCGCGTGATTGCCGCCGTTGTGACAGTTGTGCTAATCGTTAACCTCGGTTTGAATTCATGGTGGGTGTCGATTATTAGTCATACACCATTTGGGTTCCACTTTACGGCGCGGGCCATTGGGGAAGCTGCCACATTAGTGATTCATCCGATTATTCTATACATCGTGATGCATTTCGAACCGATTATTAGATTAAAAGATAGAGTATTATAA
- a CDS encoding DNA replication initiation control protein YabA, with product MSKDLYEQLSDIEQQAKLTFEGLSEMKAVLAEVLEKNAELKIENKHLREHLQELEPSATPQTGKEGAQALSKSKQNLQNLYEEGFHICPYFYGSRRENNEPCAFCNDVIYGERTND from the coding sequence GTGAGTAAAGACTTATATGAACAGTTATCAGACATTGAACAGCAAGCTAAATTGACGTTTGAGGGGCTCAGTGAAATGAAAGCAGTCCTTGCCGAAGTCCTTGAGAAAAACGCTGAATTAAAGATTGAAAACAAGCACTTGCGGGAACATTTGCAAGAATTGGAACCATCAGCCACCCCGCAAACGGGTAAGGAAGGGGCTCAAGCCCTTTCGAAATCAAAACAAAACTTGCAGAATCTTTACGAAGAAGGCTTCCATATCTGCCCGTATTTTTATGGGTCACGACGCGAAAATAACGAGCCTTGCGCATTTTGTAATGATGTCATCTACGGCGAACGAACAAACGATTAA
- a CDS encoding acyl-[acyl-carrier-protein] thioesterase produces MPGKQYSENYQIPYFETDIKGELTLASLVNILILASEHQLNALNVGEATMHALNLGWVVTQYQMKITRMPKVDEKVKIVTEAESYNKYFCYRNFWLYDEAGNECVFVQSIFVMMSYETRSMVQVVPEIMAPFESSEIKGSKRFPRIKKIDPEQVTTKEYRVRYFDIDGNQHVNNVHYFEWMLDALDYDFLTTHRVASVNIRYGHEIQYGEMTQSMVEQLTVDDIITTRHKVAVDDLSAAEAEITWKER; encoded by the coding sequence ATGCCAGGAAAGCAATATTCAGAAAACTATCAAATTCCGTATTTCGAAACGGATATCAAGGGCGAATTAACGCTTGCATCCTTGGTGAACATTTTAATTTTAGCATCAGAGCATCAACTTAATGCGCTCAACGTCGGTGAAGCGACAATGCATGCGCTCAATCTTGGTTGGGTGGTCACGCAGTATCAAATGAAGATTACGCGGATGCCGAAGGTGGATGAAAAAGTTAAAATTGTGACTGAAGCTGAGAGTTACAACAAGTATTTCTGTTACCGGAATTTCTGGTTATATGATGAAGCCGGCAACGAATGCGTCTTCGTCCAAAGCATCTTCGTGATGATGTCGTATGAAACACGGAGTATGGTGCAAGTTGTGCCGGAAATCATGGCACCATTCGAGTCAAGTGAGATTAAAGGTAGCAAACGATTCCCACGGATTAAGAAGATTGATCCCGAACAAGTGACGACCAAAGAATATCGTGTGCGTTATTTCGATATTGATGGTAATCAACACGTTAATAACGTCCATTATTTTGAATGGATGTTGGATGCGCTCGATTATGACTTCTTGACGACACACCGCGTAGCAAGTGTCAACATCCGCTACGGCCACGAAATTCAATACGGTGAAATGACCCAAAGCATGGTCGAACAACTCACAGTTGATGATATAATCACAACACGGCATAAAGTCGCCGTGGATGACCTAAGTGCAGCAGAAGCGGAAATTACGTGGAAAGAGCGCTGA
- the holB gene encoding DNA polymerase III subunit delta': MASLTIEQLQPKLVAQFAQIIARGQMAHGYLLAGAQGLGKTQLAQWLALRLFCQQVTPDGQPCRTCPECQRILTHNHPDVIEIKPEGKSIKIADIRYLKQEVAKSGMESSQRLFIIEAAETLTASAANSLLKFLEEPAQNVYAILCTSNKNQMLPTILSRLQVIDLAALAPQMVQQQFEAAGILPQQAQLLVHLTSDLAEAQTLLADDWLLQVSAKLAAWAQKVEQRDLEAFVQIQTQILPLLVDRQQQKTFLTLVGLWYQDLLNYRYELGATPCFGAYESQLNQASAALTTTQLVAQTEYALQAQRIFEQNISCQNVLESLTLKLIA, translated from the coding sequence ATGGCCAGTTTAACAATTGAACAGCTTCAACCCAAACTTGTGGCCCAGTTTGCCCAGATTATCGCGCGTGGACAGATGGCGCATGGTTATCTATTAGCTGGTGCACAGGGATTGGGGAAGACACAATTGGCACAGTGGTTGGCACTGCGTCTGTTCTGTCAACAAGTGACACCAGATGGGCAACCTTGTCGGACATGTCCGGAATGTCAGCGGATTTTGACGCATAATCATCCGGATGTCATTGAAATTAAGCCGGAAGGTAAGAGTATTAAGATTGCCGATATTCGCTATTTGAAACAAGAAGTGGCTAAGAGCGGGATGGAATCCAGTCAACGCTTATTCATTATTGAAGCTGCTGAAACGTTAACCGCCAGCGCGGCTAATAGTTTGTTGAAGTTCTTGGAAGAACCGGCGCAAAATGTTTACGCGATTTTATGTACGAGTAATAAAAATCAAATGCTCCCCACGATTTTATCACGGCTTCAAGTGATTGATCTGGCAGCATTGGCACCACAAATGGTGCAACAACAGTTTGAAGCAGCTGGTATTTTGCCACAACAAGCGCAGTTATTGGTGCATTTGACGAGTGACTTAGCTGAAGCACAGACCTTATTGGCGGATGATTGGCTATTACAAGTCAGTGCGAAGCTTGCCGCGTGGGCACAAAAAGTTGAACAACGTGATTTAGAAGCATTTGTGCAGATTCAGACGCAAATTTTACCATTATTAGTTGATCGCCAACAGCAGAAGACCTTTTTAACTTTGGTGGGCTTATGGTATCAAGATTTATTGAATTACCGCTATGAATTAGGTGCCACACCTTGTTTTGGTGCGTACGAAAGTCAGTTAAATCAGGCCAGCGCCGCGTTGACTACCACGCAGTTGGTCGCTCAGACGGAATATGCTTTACAAGCACAACGCATTTTTGAACAAAATATTAGTTGCCAAAACGTCTTAGAGAGTTTAACGTTAAAGTTAATTGCATAG